The nucleotide sequence AGCGATCCGAGCTGGGAAAACCACCGCGCGCTGTTCGAAGCAGCCGGCTTCGAAGTCGTTGCGTACCCGTATTACGACGCTGCCACCAATGGCGTGAACTTCGAAGGCATGCTGTCGGCACTGAACAGCTACGCGGCAGGTACGGTCGTCGTGCTGCATGCATGCTGCCACAACCCGACCGGCGTGGACCTGACCGAAGCGCAATGGCAGCAGATCGTCGACGTCGTTAAGGCGCGCAACCTCGTGCCGTTCCTCGACATGGCCTACCAGGGGTTCGGCGAGAACATCGAGGCCGATGCCGCTGCCGTGCGCCTGTTTGCCGCGGCTGACCTGAACGCATTCGTGTCGTCGTCGTTCTCGAAGTCGTTCTCGCTGTACGGCGAGCGCGTCGGCGCACTGTCGATCATCACGTCGAGCAAGGAAGAAGCGACGCGCGTGCTGTCGCAACTGAAGCGCGTGATCCGCACGAACTACTCGAACCCGCCGACCCATGGCGGCGCCGTGGTCGCAGCGGTGCTCGCTTCGCCGGAACTGCACGCTTCGTGGGTGCAGGAACTCGGTGAAATGCGCGATCGCATCCGCGCAATGCGCAATGGTCTCGTCGAGCGCCTGAAGGCAAGCGGTGTCGATCGCGACTTCAGCTTCATCAACGAGCAGCGCGGGATGTTCTCGTATTCGGGCCTGACCTCGGCGCAAGTCGATCGCCTGCGCGACGAGTTCGGCATCTACGCAGTCGGCACGGGCCGGATCTGCGTCGCAGCACTGAACACGCGCAACCTCGACGTGGTCGCCAATGCGGTCGCAGCCGTCCTGAAGTAACACGGCTTGAGCAGGCGGCAGCCGTCATCGGCCCCGCCCTGCCAAAATGAAAAACGCGCTCCGTGGAGCGCGTTTTTTATGCCATTCACCGGCGGGCAGCGACCCGCCCGCACCCGCATCACTGCATGAACCAGCCGTGGCTGACGACGACCGACTGGCCCGTGAGCGCGGCGCTCGGGAAGGCCGACAGGAACAGCACCGTCTGCGCGACGTCCTGAACGGTCGTGAACACGCCGTCGACCGTATTGCC is from Burkholderia sp. HI2500 and encodes:
- a CDS encoding amino acid aminotransferase — translated: MSLFSAVQLAPRDPILGLNEAFNADTRPTKVNLGVGVYTNEEGKIPLLRAVREAEKVRVEAGLPRGYLPIDGIAAYDAAVQKLLLGNDSPLIAAGRVVTAQALGGTGALKIGADFLRTVNPNVKVAISDPSWENHRALFEAAGFEVVAYPYYDAATNGVNFEGMLSALNSYAAGTVVVLHACCHNPTGVDLTEAQWQQIVDVVKARNLVPFLDMAYQGFGENIEADAAAVRLFAAADLNAFVSSSFSKSFSLYGERVGALSIITSSKEEATRVLSQLKRVIRTNYSNPPTHGGAVVAAVLASPELHASWVQELGEMRDRIRAMRNGLVERLKASGVDRDFSFINEQRGMFSYSGLTSAQVDRLRDEFGIYAVGTGRICVAALNTRNLDVVANAVAAVLK